In Oenanthe melanoleuca isolate GR-GAL-2019-014 chromosome 9, OMel1.0, whole genome shotgun sequence, the following are encoded in one genomic region:
- the STRIT1 gene encoding sarcoplasmic/endoplasmic reticulum calcium ATPase regulator DWORF, with the protein MAEPAPVPLSRLLVPLLLALGWILGCALVVYIVFC; encoded by the exons ATGGCAGAACCAG CCCCGGTGCCGCTGTCCCGCCTGCTGGTCCCGCTGCTGCTGGCGCTCGGCTGgatcctgggctgtgccctcgTGGTGTACATTGTCTTCTGCTGa